The genomic interval TCGAATAGCCTGGTCGCTGTGAAATTGTTCCGTCGCGGCGAGTCCAGCACCACCGACGCGACCGCCGACACCACGGCGGACGCGAACGGCGGCGTGGCCGCCGACACCCGCAACCCATCCACCGTCACCCTGGGCAAAGGGCGTCCGACACCGAAACGTCGTGACGCGCAAGGCAAACGGCGCGGCCCGGTCGCGCCCGCCCCGCTGACCGCCAAGGAGGCCCGGGCCCGGCGCAAGGCCACTCGCGGCACCAAGGCGGACCGGAAAGCGGCCTCCGCCGAGCGCCGTCTGGCCGCCCAGGACCGCCGCGCGCGCATGCTCGCCGGTGAGGACAAGTACCTGCTGCCCCGCGATCAGGGCCCGGTGCGCGCCTTCGCACGTGACGTAGTCGACGCCCGGCGCAATCTGGTCGGGTTGTTCATGCCGATGGCGCTGGTGCTGATCCTGACCACCTTCGTGCTGCCCGCCTACCAGGGCGTAGTGACCTTGGTCATGCTCGCGATGATGCTCTTCATGATGATCGAGGGCGTCATCCTCGGGCGCATGGTCAACAACCGGGTCCGCGAGCGGTTCCCCGAGACCACCGACGGCGGCGTCAAGCTCGGCTGGTACGCGTTCGTGCGCGCCTCGCAGATCCGCAAGATGCGCGCGCCGAAGCCGCGGGTCAGCCCCGGTGACGCGATCTAGCACCTCCCGGACACCGGACAGGCCCTTCCTGATTCAGGAAGGGCCTGTCTTCGTTCTGGGGGCTCGCCGAAATCCGGCGGCGGCTCAATGGTGATCGGCCGCACGACCGAACATCGCATTCAGTTCGCAGCGCAGGCGCTGGGCGTCGCGGTCCTCCACGTCGGAGGAACCGGCCAGCCCGCGACCGCGGACCGCGATGGCCACCAGGACCGCGAGGATTACCAGGGTGAGGATCAGCGTGATCATGACAAGAGCGCTCCTCCGGAATAGGCGCGGATCGCGGCCAGTTCGTTCTGTACACGCTGTGTGTCGCGGTCGGTGGCCGGCGATCCGGTCCGATTCCGGCCGCTGGCGACGACTCCGAGGGCCACGAGGACTGCTGCGATAACCAGGAAAGTAAGCATGGCAGTAATTTTGCGCTCGTTTAATTACCGCCGAAAGTGGCGGTACTGTCATTGTGCGCAAAGATCCAGCCAGGTAGTCTGAACGCATGCTGTCGAAGGTCGCCGTGGTACTCGCCACGAAGGTCGCCATGTTCGAGTTCGGCGTCATCTGTGAGGTTTTCGGCCTCGACCGCACCGCCGACGGCATCCCCGCCTTCGACTTCAAGGTCTGCGGCGTCGAACCGGGCGTCGGCCTGCCCTCCTCCACTCCGGGGGTCACCATCACGCCCGCCTACGGCCTCGAGCACATCGCGCGAGCCGACCTCGTCGCCCTTCCGGCCTTCCCCGCCGCCGCCATGGACGACATCGATCCGGCCGTCATCGACGCCGTCCGCGCCGCCGACGCCGCGGGCGCGACCATCCTCACCGTTTGCTCGGGCGCCTTCCTGGCCGGTGCCGCGGGCCTGCTCGACGGCCGCAAATGCACCACCCACTGGCGCTACGTCGACGAACTCGCCGCCCGCTTCCCCGAAGCCACCGTCGACCCCGACGTCCTGTTCGTCGACGAAGGCAATCTCATCACCAGCGCGGGCACCGCCGCCGGCATCGATGCCTGCCTGCACCTGGTGCGCCGCGAAATCGGCAGCGCCGCGGCCAACTCCATCGCCCGGCGGATGGTCGTTCCGCCGCAACGCGACGGCGGCCAGCGCCAATTCATCGAGCGCCCCGTCCCCGCCTGCACCACCGACAGCCTGCGCAGCACTCTGCAATGGCTCAACGAGAACCTCGACCACCCGCACACCATCGAGGACCTCGCGGCCCGCTCGATGATGTCCACCCGCACCTTCGCCCGCCGCTTCGCCGCCGAGACCGGCACCACCCCGGTGAAGTGGCTGACCAACCAGCGCGTCCTCTACGCCAAGCATCTCCTCGAGGAGACCGACCACAGCCTCGAATACATCGCCACCCGAGCCGGTTTCGGTTCCGGCGCCCTGCTGCGCCATCACTTCCAGCGCCTGGTCGGCATCGCTCCCACCGAGTATCGCCGCCGCTTCGGCCCGGTCTCCTCGGTCCCGGACTGACCAGCTGTTGATAGCGTTCAGGCGTGTCGAAACCTGTGGCGCGTCCGCCGCGGACGCTGGTGCTCGGTGGGGCCCGCTCGGGTAAGTCGGCGCACGCCGAGGAACTCGCCGGTGCGGCGGGGGCGGTGCGGTACCTGGCGACATCGGTGCCGGATCCGGCCGATCTCGACTTCGCGGAGCGGATCGCCCGGCATCGGGAGCGCCGCCCCGCGGCCTGGCACGTCGTCGAAAGCGCCGATCCCGCAACAGTTTTGACCGAGACGCCGTTCGCGGGAGCGACGCTGATCGATGACATCGGCACCTGGCTGACCGCGCGGATCGATGCGCGCGCGGCATGGGACGCGCCGCGCGGCACCATCGCTCCGGAGGCCGACGACCTGGTCGCCGCGGTCGAGTCCTATCCCTGCCGATTGGTGATCGTCAGCCCGGAGGTCGGCATGGGCGTCATCCCCGCCACCCGATCCGGACGCCTGTTCCGCGACGAGATCGGCACACTCAATCAGCGGCTCGCCGCGGTCTGTGACGAAGCTTTCCTCGTCGTCGCGGGCCTCCCCCTCCGGCTCAAATAGCCGGCAGGCAAGATTGGGCGGCGGAAGCCAGGTGCGGCGACGGCCGCACCCCCCGACCCGAGAGGCTCGACAGTGACACACGGATTCGGACCGGTTGCGCCCCCGGACGCGCAGAGCCGTGCGGCGGCCGAACAGCGGCAGGCGCAACTGACCAAACCCGGTGGGGCGCTGGGCCGATTGGAAGATCTCGGCAACTGGGTGGCCGCCTGCCAGGGCGTGTGCCCGCCGAAACAGTTCGAGCGTGCGCGGGTCGTGGTGTTCGCCGGAGATCACGGAGTGGCGCGGCACGGTGTCTCCGCCTACCCGAGCGAGGTGACGGCGCAAATGGTCGCCAACTTCCTCGGTGGCGGCGCGGCGGTCAACGCGCTCGCGGCAGTCGCCGGGGCGACCGTCCGGGTCGCCGACATCTCCGTCGACGCCGACACCGACCCGTCGATCAGCAAGCACAAGGTGCGCCGCGCCAGCGGCTCCATCGATCGCGAGGACGCGCTCACCCTGGAAGAGGTCGCGGCCGCGTTGGCGGCGGGCAAGGTGATCGCCGACGAGGAGATCGACGCGGGGGCCGACCTGCTCATCGCGGGCGATATGGGCATCGGGAACACCACCCCCGCCACCGTCCTCATCGCCACCCTCACCGACAAGGAACCGGTAGCGGCCGTCGGCCGCGGCACCGGCGTGGACGACGAAGGCTGGGCCCGCAAGGTCGCCGCCATCCGCGACGGCATGCGCCGCGCCCGCCCCTCCGCCAAAGACCCGGTCGACCTGCTGCGCGTCGCCGCGGGCGCCGACCTCGCCGCCATCACCGGCTTCCTCGCCCAGGCCGCCACCCGGCGCACACCCGTCATCCTCGACGGCGTCGTGGTCACCGCCGCCGCGCTGGTCGCCGAGGACCTCGCCGCCGGCGCGTCGGCCTGGTGGCTCGCCGGTCACCGCTCCACCGAACCCGCGCACAAACTCGCCCTCGACCATTTGCGCCTGGATCCCCTGCTCGACCTGAACATGCGCCTGGGCGAAGGTTCCGGCGCCCTCACCGCCCTACCCCTGCTCCGCGCCGCCGTCGCCACCCTGGCCGACATGTCGACCTTCGCCGAAGCCGGGGTCAGCACCGCGGATCCCGAAACCGCCTCCGCCACAGAGCTTCCCGACGCCCCACCGTCCCTGCGCAAGTGACCGGGGTGCGATTGGCGTTCTCCTGGTTGACGGTGTTCCCGGTGCGCGGGCCGGAGCAGGTCGACCGGGCGGCGGCGGGACGGGCTATCGCATCCGCGCCGTTGGTCGGAGTCACGCTCGGTGCGGCGGCGGCCGGAATGCTCTGGGGCTTGGTGACGATCGGGGCGAGCGCGTTGCTGGCCGGGTTCGTGGTGGTGGCGGGGCTGGCGCTGATCACCCGGGGTATGCATCTGGATGGGCTGGCCGACACCTTCGACGGCCTCGGCAGCTATGGACCGCCGGAGCGGGCCAGACAGATCATGAAGAGCGGCGGGGCGGGGCCGTTCGGGGTGGCGGCGATGGTGTTCGCCGTTGCCGTACAGGCGATTTCGTTCGCGGCGCTGGCCGAGGCGAACCGGTGGTTCGCGGTCGCGCTGGCGGTGGCCCTCGGACGAATCGTGGTGGTGACGGCCTGTCGGCGGGGACTCGAGGCCGCGCCGGATACCGGGTTCGGGGCGCTGGTCGCCTCGACGCAGCCGCTGTGGACCGGTGTCGTGTGGACCGGGGTCGCGACGTCGGCCGCGGTGTTCGCGGTGCCGGGCCGGCCGTGGCTCGGTCCGCTGGTGGTGCTGTGTGCGGCCGGGCTGTCGGCGATGCTCGTGCGCCATACCGCACGACGATTCGGTGGGCTCTCCGGAGACGTGCTCGGCGCCGCGCTGGAGGTCTCGGTGGCCTGTGCGGCGGCGGGACTATCGCTGCGCGTCTAGGGTTTGCCAGAAATTCCCGCCGCTGCCGCGCCGACCGTCTGGGTCGGGACCTAAGGTGGACCTCATGTCTTCCGAGCGCCTCTATTTTCGACAGCTGCTGTCCGGACGGGATTACGCCGTCGGCGATCCGATCGCGACGCAGATGCGCAATTTCGCCTATCTGATCGGCGACCGGGAGACCGGTGCGTGTGTGGTGGTCGATCCCGCTTACGCGGCGGGCGATCTGGTCGATATCGCCGAGGGTGACGGGCTGCGATTGACCGGTGTGCTTGCGACACACCATCATCCGGATCATGTCGGGGGCAGCATGATGGGGTTCACGCTGCGCGGGGTCCGGGAGCTGCTCGAAAAGACGAGTGTGCCGGTGCATGTCAACAAGCAGGAATTGAGCTGGGTGGCGAATGTCACCGGGATCGCGGAGAGCGAGTTGTCCGGCCACGAGCACGGAGACAAGATCACCGTCGGCGCATTCGACATCGAGTTATTACACACGCCCGGCCACACCCCCGGTAGCCAGTGCTTCCTGTTCGACAACCGGCTCATCGCCGGCGACACCCTTTTCGTCGACGGCTGCGGCCGCACCGACTTCCCCGGCGGCGACTCCGACGAGATGTTCCGCAGCCTGCGCTACCTCGCGGGTTTGCCGAGCGATCCCGTTGTCTACCCGGGGCATTGGTACTCGCAGGAACCCAGCGCGAACCTGTCCCACATCAAGGACAACAACTACGTCATGCGCCCGCAGACCCTGGAGCAGTGGCAGATGCTGATGCCGGGCTGATCCGGCACCACGAAGAACGGGCCGGGCGCGACGCACCCGGCCCGTTCTTCGTGCATTCAGCTCATCGGGTTCATCCACCCGTGGATATCGGCGAAGGTACCGCGCTGGATGCCGGTCAACGTGTCGCGCAGCGCCATGGTGACCTCACCGGGCTGCCCGCCGCCGATGGTGAATTCGCCATCCGCGGATCGCACCGAACCGACCGGCGTGATGACAGCGGCGGTACCGCAACCGAAAACCTCGGTGATTTCCCCGGAGTCGGCGCCCTTGCGCAATTCCTCGACCGAGACCAGCCGCTCTTCGACCTGGAACCCGGAGTCGGCGGCGAGGGTGAGCAGCGAGTCGCGGGTGATGCCGGGCAGCAGCGACCCGGACAGCGACGGGGTCACCAGGCGGGCCTGCGAACCGGAGCCGTAGACGAAGAACAGGTTGTTGGTACCCATCTCCTCGACGTAGCGGCGCTCGCACGCGTCCAGCCACACCACCTGATCACAGCCCTGCTCCGCGGCCTGCGCCTGCGCGAGCAGCGAGGCCGCGTAATTGCCCGCGACCTTCGCCTCACCGGTACCGCCCGGAGCGGCACGCACGAACTCGCTGGACAGCCACACCTTGACCGGCTTGACGCCACCCTTGAAGTAGGCGCCCGCCGGCGAACCCAGCAGCAGGTACTTGTACGAGTCGGCGGGCTTCACACCCACCCCGACCTCGGTCGCGAACATGAACGGACGCAGGTACAGCGAGTCCTCGCCGCCGGCCGCGGGCACCCAGCGCTCGTCGACCTCCAGTAACTGCCGCACCGATTCGATGAACAGCTCCTCCGGCAGTTCCGCCATCGCCATCCGGCGGGCGGAACGCTGGAAGCGAGCGGCGTTGGCGTCGATGCGGAAGCACGACAGACTGCCGTCGCCCTGCCGGTAGGCCTTCAGCCCTTCGAAGATGGCCTGGCCGTAGTGGAACACCATGGTCGCCGGATCCATGGACAGCGAGCCGTACGGTTCGACGCGGGCGTTGCCCCACTGGCCGTCGGTGTAGTCGATGGACACCATGTGGTCGGTGAAGTAGCGCCCGAAGCCGGGTGCCGCCAGGATCTCCTGTACCCGCTGCGCCGGGGCGGGCGCAGGATGTGGAATACGGGTGAACTGTGCGGCAACGGTCATGACGCTGATCCTAACTCTGTCCGATTTCCGGCGGTGCGCCCTGCTGGGCCGTCCGCTCGAGCCGAGGTTCGCCTACTCGGCATGACTCCCGCAAGCCGTCATCCGGCTCCTGGCATCCCGGCCGGCAACATCCGGTTCGAGCTGGGTTCTGCTGTGCAGATAGCCCAGCTACGCGGTGCGCGCCTCGACGAACGGCGGCTTGACGACCTCGCAGCGCAGCCGGCGGCCACGCACGTCCACCTCGACCTCGTCGCCGGGGATCAGGTTCGCGTCGGTGTCCAGGAGCGCGAGGGCGATACCGACCTTCAACGACGGCGAGAAGGTGCCGGAGGTGGTCACGCCGACGGGCACGCCATCGCGCAGCACGTTCTGCCCTTGCCGGAGCACACCCCGGTCGAGCGCCTTGAGCCCCATCAGCAGGCGGCGCGGCCCCTCGGCCTTCTCCTTCGCCAGCGCTTCCTTGCCCCAGAACTCCGGCTTCTTCCAGCCCACGGCCCAGCCGGCGCGGGCCTGGACCGGCGAAATCTCCAGGGACAGTTCATGTCCGTGCAACGGGTAACCCATTTCGGTGCGCAGGGTGTCGCGCGCACCGAGCCCGGCGGGCTGGCCGCCGGCGGCCCGCACCTGCTCGGTCAGCGCGCGGAACAGGTCCGCGCCGTCGGCCCAGCGCGGCAGCAACTCGTAGCCGTGCTCACCGGTGTAACCGGTACGGCACACCCGAACCGGACGACCGTCCCACACCGCGTCGGCGTAGGCCATGTACTCCAGCTCGGTGGGCAGCCCCAGCGCGGTCAGCACCTCGGCGGACTTCGGCCCCTGCACCGCGAACACCGCGTACTCGCGGTGTTCGTCGGTCACGGTGATCCCCGCGGGCGCCACCTTGCGCAGCTCGGCCACCACGGCCGCGGTGTTCGCGGCATTGGGCACCAGGAAAATCTCGTCATCGCTGACGTAGTAGGCGATCAGGTCATCGATGACGCCGCCGTCGGCCTGACAGCACAGCGTGTACTGCGCCTTGCCCGGCCGGATCCGCCCCAGATCGTTGGTCAGCGCCGAGTTCACGAAATCCTTCGCACCCGCGCCGCGCACAGTCGCCTTACCGAGGTGACTCACATCGAACAACCCGACCGTGCCGCGCACCGCCTGATGCTCGGCCACCGTCCCCGCATACGACACCGGCATCTCCCACCCGCCGAATGGCGCGAAAGTAGCTCCGAGCTCGACGTGGACAGCGTGAATGGGCCCCTGCAACAGGTTCGTATCGGTCACCCCGCGCAGCTTAGTCGCTCCCCCACGCGCCACATCGCCCCTCCGAGAGCCGAGCATTCGGCCCCGTGCACCCGTCCGTAGGGAGCCGCACGACTCACCCATTCACTCCAGCTCAACCCCGGCCGGAGGGAGTCTTACGACCGGCCCGTTCGCGGCCGTCTCGCGCCTGAGCGGTCGAGGCGCATGCGCGGCAGGCGCGAGTCCCGATCGCTCGGACCCGAGACATCAGGGGCCGCGAACCCGCGCCGCCGACAACACAACCGGCCAGTAATCTGAGCCATATGACCGCTGTCGCAGATCGCTCACTCGGACCGGAACTGGCACGCATTCAGACCATCAACCCTGACACCGATGTCCTGGTGATCGGGTTGACGTCGTCGGAGAACGGTCCGGCCATCGTCCCCGAGGACTTGTTCGGCGATGTATTGCCCGAGGGCATCCGTACGGAACTGCTGGATCAGCTGGGCGCGGTCGGCGCGAAGGGCAAGGCGGAGGAGTTGACCCGGGTGCCCG from Nocardia goodfellowii carries:
- a CDS encoding MBL fold metallo-hydrolase — translated: MSSERLYFRQLLSGRDYAVGDPIATQMRNFAYLIGDRETGACVVVDPAYAAGDLVDIAEGDGLRLTGVLATHHHPDHVGGSMMGFTLRGVRELLEKTSVPVHVNKQELSWVANVTGIAESELSGHEHGDKITVGAFDIELLHTPGHTPGSQCFLFDNRLIAGDTLFVDGCGRTDFPGGDSDEMFRSLRYLAGLPSDPVVYPGHWYSQEPSANLSHIKDNNYVMRPQTLEQWQMLMPG
- the gcvT gene encoding glycine cleavage system aminomethyltransferase GcvT, whose amino-acid sequence is MTDTNLLQGPIHAVHVELGATFAPFGGWEMPVSYAGTVAEHQAVRGTVGLFDVSHLGKATVRGAGAKDFVNSALTNDLGRIRPGKAQYTLCCQADGGVIDDLIAYYVSDDEIFLVPNAANTAAVVAELRKVAPAGITVTDEHREYAVFAVQGPKSAEVLTALGLPTELEYMAYADAVWDGRPVRVCRTGYTGEHGYELLPRWADGADLFRALTEQVRAAGGQPAGLGARDTLRTEMGYPLHGHELSLEISPVQARAGWAVGWKKPEFWGKEALAKEKAEGPRRLLMGLKALDRGVLRQGQNVLRDGVPVGVTTSGTFSPSLKVGIALALLDTDANLIPGDEVEVDVRGRRLRCEVVKPPFVEARTA
- a CDS encoding branched-chain amino acid aminotransferase; protein product: MTVAAQFTRIPHPAPAPAQRVQEILAAPGFGRYFTDHMVSIDYTDGQWGNARVEPYGSLSMDPATMVFHYGQAIFEGLKAYRQGDGSLSCFRIDANAARFQRSARRMAMAELPEELFIESVRQLLEVDERWVPAAGGEDSLYLRPFMFATEVGVGVKPADSYKYLLLGSPAGAYFKGGVKPVKVWLSSEFVRAAPGGTGEAKVAGNYAASLLAQAQAAEQGCDQVVWLDACERRYVEEMGTNNLFFVYGSGSQARLVTPSLSGSLLPGITRDSLLTLAADSGFQVEERLVSVEELRKGADSGEITEVFGCGTAAVITPVGSVRSADGEFTIGGGQPGEVTMALRDTLTGIQRGTFADIHGWMNPMS
- a CDS encoding adenosylcobinamide-GDP ribazoletransferase gives rise to the protein MTGVRLAFSWLTVFPVRGPEQVDRAAAGRAIASAPLVGVTLGAAAAGMLWGLVTIGASALLAGFVVVAGLALITRGMHLDGLADTFDGLGSYGPPERARQIMKSGGAGPFGVAAMVFAVAVQAISFAALAEANRWFAVALAVALGRIVVVTACRRGLEAAPDTGFGALVASTQPLWTGVVWTGVATSAAVFAVPGRPWLGPLVVLCAAGLSAMLVRHTARRFGGLSGDVLGAALEVSVACAAAGLSLRV
- the cobT gene encoding nicotinate-nucleotide--dimethylbenzimidazole phosphoribosyltransferase, which codes for MTHGFGPVAPPDAQSRAAAEQRQAQLTKPGGALGRLEDLGNWVAACQGVCPPKQFERARVVVFAGDHGVARHGVSAYPSEVTAQMVANFLGGGAAVNALAAVAGATVRVADISVDADTDPSISKHKVRRASGSIDREDALTLEEVAAALAAGKVIADEEIDAGADLLIAGDMGIGNTTPATVLIATLTDKEPVAAVGRGTGVDDEGWARKVAAIRDGMRRARPSAKDPVDLLRVAAGADLAAITGFLAQAATRRTPVILDGVVVTAAALVAEDLAAGASAWWLAGHRSTEPAHKLALDHLRLDPLLDLNMRLGEGSGALTALPLLRAAVATLADMSTFAEAGVSTADPETASATELPDAPPSLRK
- the cobU gene encoding bifunctional adenosylcobinamide kinase/adenosylcobinamide-phosphate guanylyltransferase, whose amino-acid sequence is MSKPVARPPRTLVLGGARSGKSAHAEELAGAAGAVRYLATSVPDPADLDFAERIARHRERRPAAWHVVESADPATVLTETPFAGATLIDDIGTWLTARIDARAAWDAPRGTIAPEADDLVAAVESYPCRLVIVSPEVGMGVIPATRSGRLFRDEIGTLNQRLAAVCDEAFLVVAGLPLRLK
- a CDS encoding helix-turn-helix domain-containing protein; this translates as MLSKVAVVLATKVAMFEFGVICEVFGLDRTADGIPAFDFKVCGVEPGVGLPSSTPGVTITPAYGLEHIARADLVALPAFPAAAMDDIDPAVIDAVRAADAAGATILTVCSGAFLAGAAGLLDGRKCTTHWRYVDELAARFPEATVDPDVLFVDEGNLITSAGTAAGIDACLHLVRREIGSAAANSIARRMVVPPQRDGGQRQFIERPVPACTTDSLRSTLQWLNENLDHPHTIEDLAARSMMSTRTFARRFAAETGTTPVKWLTNQRVLYAKHLLEETDHSLEYIATRAGFGSGALLRHHFQRLVGIAPTEYRRRFGPVSSVPD
- a CDS encoding DUF3043 domain-containing protein, yielding MAADTRNPSTVTLGKGRPTPKRRDAQGKRRGPVAPAPLTAKEARARRKATRGTKADRKAASAERRLAAQDRRARMLAGEDKYLLPRDQGPVRAFARDVVDARRNLVGLFMPMALVLILTTFVLPAYQGVVTLVMLAMMLFMMIEGVILGRMVNNRVRERFPETTDGGVKLGWYAFVRASQIRKMRAPKPRVSPGDAI